From Funiculus sociatus GB2-C1, one genomic window encodes:
- a CDS encoding 4a-hydroxytetrahydrobiopterin dehydratase has translation MANLTQQKCSACNKDAPRVTDEEIAELKPQIPDWNIVEVDGIPRLERTYEFPDFQTALALTNKVGEAAEEEGHHPALLTEWGKVTVSWWTHAICGLHRNDFIMAAKTDGIAAKFT, from the coding sequence ATGGCAAATCTGACACAACAAAAGTGCAGCGCTTGCAATAAGGATGCACCTCGCGTTACGGATGAGGAAATCGCAGAACTCAAGCCGCAGATTCCAGACTGGAACATTGTAGAAGTGGATGGAATACCAAGGCTGGAACGCACTTATGAGTTTCCAGATTTTCAGACAGCACTAGCGTTGACAAATAAAGTGGGCGAAGCAGCCGAAGAAGAAGGACATCACCCCGCATTGCTTACGGAGTGGGGCAAGGTGACAGTGAGTTGGTGGACTCACGCCATTTGTGGGCTGCACCGCAACGATTTTATTATGGCGGCAAAAACAGACGGAATTGCCGCCAAATTTACTTAA
- a CDS encoding DUF6884 domain-containing protein — protein MGSESRYLLIIACSQRKRLDAGEMSAIARYDGGHFRVLRKAQRDGYWSNNLDVLILSAKYGLIEACTPIANYEQRMNCKRASELKAQVTQALQTYARLGVYCEVYVDLGQDYLPAIEGLADLFKGLQVTYADGRIGERLKWLKHWLKAKCEG, from the coding sequence GTGGGTTCTGAATCTCGATACTTACTGATTATTGCCTGCTCCCAGCGTAAACGCTTGGATGCGGGGGAGATGAGTGCGATCGCACGCTATGATGGGGGTCACTTCCGGGTGTTGCGGAAGGCACAGAGGGACGGCTATTGGTCGAATAATCTAGATGTGCTGATTTTGTCGGCTAAGTACGGCTTGATAGAGGCTTGTACGCCTATTGCTAATTACGAGCAACGAATGAACTGTAAACGAGCCAGCGAACTAAAGGCGCAAGTCACACAAGCTTTACAGACTTATGCCAGACTAGGTGTCTACTGTGAAGTTTATGTAGATTTGGGTCAAGATTACCTTCCAGCTATAGAAGGACTTGCGGACTTATTCAAAGGTTTACAAGTGACGTATGCTGACGGGCGTATTGGTGAGCGGCTGAAATGGTTAAAGCATTGGCTGAAAGCAAAGTGTGAGGGGTAA